The following proteins come from a genomic window of Salvia hispanica cultivar TCC Black 2014 chromosome 4, UniMelb_Shisp_WGS_1.0, whole genome shotgun sequence:
- the LOC125185477 gene encoding fasciclin-like arabinogalactan protein 10 — MAAASLTLSLSIIALLFAAISATNITEILSGYSEYSEFNDLLTKTKLADEINSREPVTVCALPNGALSPITSKHPLSVVKNVLALHILLDYFDGPKLHKISEGSVLSTTLYQTTGNAAGQLGFVNITDVKGGKVAFGSGLPGSPLDSTFTKSVEQFPYNLSIIEISHPIAPAAVLSAAAPSDVNITALVDKAGCKTFASLIVSTGVVKVFASAAAKGLTVFAPNDEAFKAADAPDLSKLTNAEVVSLLQYHALAAYSPVGTLKQTKGRISTLATNGAAKYDLGVKTAGDSVSLITGVDDSRIASTVIDSTPLCIFTVDSLLLPVELFGKAPSPAPGPAPETSPSPSPAEAPTPASSPEPAAAPSPFKSPPAPPTSSPDGAPSEGPTADSQNSSSDNSGASFEAPAVVKVLLLTVAVSVFGSILTS; from the coding sequence ATGGCCGCCGCTTCCCTCACCCTCTCCCTCTCGATCATCGCCCTCCTCTTCGCCGCCATTTCCGCCACCAACATCACCGAAATCCTCTCCGGCTACTCCGAATACAGCGAGTTCAACGACCTCCTGACCAAGACCAAACTCGCCGACGAGATCAACAGCCGCGAGCCCGTGACCGTGTGCGCCCTCCCCAACGGCGCCCTCTCCCCCATCACCTCCAAACACCCCCTCAGCGTCGTCAAAAACGTCCTCGCCCTCCACATCCTCCTCGACTACTTCGACGGCCCCAAACTCCACAAAATCTCCGAAGGCTCCGTCCTCTCCACCACCCTCTACCAGACCACCGGCAATGCCGCCGGCCAGCTCGGCTTCGTCAACATCACCGATGTCAAAGGCGGCAAGGTCGCCTTCGGATCCGGCCTCCCCGGCTCCCCCCTCGACTCCACTTTCACCAAATCCGTCGAACAATTCCCCTACAACCTCTCAATCATCGAGATCAGCCACCCAATCGCCCCCGCCGCCGtcctctccgccgccgcccccTCCGACGTCAACATCACCGCGCTCGTCGACAAGGCAGGCTGCAAGACGTTCGCCTCTCTCATCGTCTCAACCGGAGTGGTCAAAGTTTTCGCCTCCGCCGCGGCCAAGGGTTTGACCGTCTTTGCCCCCAACGATGAGGCGTTTAAGGCCGCCGACGCGCCGGATCTGAGCAAGCTCACCAATGCGGAGGTCGTTTCTCTCCTCCAGTACCACGCGCTCGCCGCCTACAGCCCCGTCGGCACTCTCAAGCAGACCAAAGGCAGGATCTCCACGCTCGCCACCAATGGCGCCGCGAAATACGACCTCGGCGTCAAAACCGCCGGCGATTCGGTCAGTCTCATCACCGGAGTCGACGATTCCAGGATTGCTTCCACCGTCATTGATTCCACTCCTCTCTGCATTTTCACCGTCGACAGTTTGCTCCTCCCCGTCGAGCTCTTCGGGAAAGCTCCTTCTCCGGCGCCGGGACCGGCGCCGGAGACATCTCCATCTCCTTCTCCGGCGGAGGCTCCTACCCCTGCCTCTTCCCCGGAGCCTGCCGCCGCGCCGTCGCCGTTCAAGTCTCCACCGGCGCCGCCGACGAGCTCGCCTGACGGAGCGCCGTCGGAAGGACCGACGGCGGACTCGCAGAACAGCTCCTCCGACAACTCCGGCGCCTCGTTTGAAGCTCCGGCGGTGGTGAAGGTGCTGTTGCTCACAGTGGCAGTTTCGGTATTTGGTAGCATTTTGAC
- the LOC125224171 gene encoding serine/threonine-protein kinase Aurora-3-like codes for MADQRRKPPKQPQTTSKKQWSLSDFDVGKPLGKGRFGRVYLAREIKRKYIVALKIIFKEQIEKHGLQHQLRREMEIQSALRHPNVLRLHGWFDDNERIFMILEYAHGGELYRRLRKVGRLTETQAATYIASLTEALLHCHQKHVIHRDIKPENLLLDHEGRLKLADFGWSVQSRSKRHTMCGTLDYLAPEMVERKAHDYSVDNWTLGILCYEFIYGVPPFEDESQMDTLERIKNIDLAFPSTPGVSAEAKDLISRLLVKDSSKRLSLEKIMGHPWIVKNANPMGICPN; via the exons ATGGCCGATCAGCGTCGCAAACCCCCAAAACAACCCCAAACGACCTCCAAAAAGCAATGGTCTCTCTCCGATTTCGACGTCGGCAAACCCCTCGGCAAAGGTAGATTCGGCAGAGTGTATCTAGCTCGCGAAATCAAG AGAAAGTATATTGTGGcgttaaaaattatattcaagGAGCAAATTGAGAAGCATGGGTTGCAGCACCAGTTGCGGAGGGAAATGGAGATCCAAAGCGCCCTTCGCCACCCCAATGTGCTGAGGCTTCACGGATGGTTTGACGACAATGAGAgaattttcatgattttggaGTACGCTCACGGCGGCGAGCTCTACAGAAGGCTTCGAAAAGTGGGACGCCTCACCGAGACACAGGCTGCCACG TATATAGCTAGTCTCACAGAGGCTCTGTTGCACTGTCACCAAAAGCATGTCATTCACAGAGACATCAAGCCGGAAAATTTGTTGCTTGATCATGAG GGTCGGCTCAAACTAGCAGACTTCGGTTGGTCTGTACAGTCCAGAAGCAAAAGACACACTATGTGTGGAACCTTGGACTATTTAGCACCAGAAATGGTAGAGAGAAAGGCGCATGACTATTCTGTTGACAACTGGACATTGGGAATTCTCTGCTACGAGTTTATATATGGTGTCCCTCCATTTGAGGATGAAAGCCAGATGGATACACTCGAAAG GATAAAGAATATTGATTTAGCATTTCCTTCTACCCCTGGTGTTTCAGCAGAAGCTAAAGATCTCATTAGCAGG CTTCTCGTGAAGGATTCATCAAAAAGGCTGTCCCTAGAGAAGATCATGGGACATCCTTGGATAGTGAAGAACGCCAACCCTATGGGTATCTGCCCAAATTAG